The uncultured Desulfatiglans sp. DNA window CCAGAACTGCTTTCACTGGACTTGAAAAGCCGCCAGGGACTGCGCGACGGCGCAGACAGGTCGGAACTGTCAGGACTGCGCTCTGTACTCAACAGCTTGCGGTCAGGGCTTGCTGACGGCAAGCTGGACGACACGGCCATGACCGCGCTGCGCTCGAGTGGGCAGGAGATTTTACACGCCTTCCCCGTTTGGGTAGTGACCAGCCTTTCCATAAACTCCCGAATTCCTTTCTGCCCTGCGCTTTTTGACCTGGCCCTGATCGACGAAGCCAGTCAATCGGACATCCCTTCGGCCATCCCTGTTATGTTTCGCGCCCGGCGGGTGGGAGTTATAGGCGATCCATCGCAGCTGACACATACATCCAAGTTGAGCCCGGCAAAGGACACCTTTCTGCGTCGCGATTTGGGGCTGGAACGCCTGGAAGACCAGCGATTCGCCTATACACAGAGTTCCCTCTACGACCTCTGCGCTGGGGCAAGAAAGGTTGAGCCCATATTTCTGGATACAACCTACCGCAGTGCACAGTGCATTGCCGATTATTCCAGCGGGCTTTTCTATGGCGGCAGGTTACGTGTAGGGACATGTAGCGAAGGGCTTTTGACCCCAAGAGACATGAAAGTCGGCATCCACTGGACAGAGATCCAGGGGGAGGTCAAAAGTGCAGGGGGCAGCGGTTGCTATTGCGAGGAGGAAATTAAAGAAGTGGTGCGCTTGGTCCGGGATTTCCTCGAAGATCGGCAGTTTCCTGGCACTTTAGGGGTGGTCACGCCGTTCAGGCAGCAAGCCAATCGCATCCTGGATGTGATCACTCAAGGCGGCGTCACGTATGACGCGTTCGTCAAAGCAAAGCTGCATGTGGACACTGCCCATGGGTTTCAGGGTGACGAACGCGACGTCATTCTGTTTAGCTTGTGCGGTGGGCCGGGCATGCCTGGTGGCTCGCGGCACTTCTTGCAGGAAACGGGCAACCTCTTCAATGTGGCAGTAAGTAGAGCGCGTGCGGTACTGCATGTGGTAGGCAACAGACAATGGGCGATGAAATGTGGCATTCGCCACGTGGAACTCCTGGCCCGGCCCCAGCAGCTCACGCAAACGCATCACCCTGCGGGCCCGTGGCATCCGCACGAGTCCCCTTACGAGAAGATGCTTTTTGATGCTCTGAAAGAAGCGGGGCTAGATCCCATGCCGCAATTCCCCGTGCGGTATCGACGGCTTGACATGGCCTTGATCAGGCAAGGGTCGCCGGCGTTCAAGCTGGACATAGAGGTGGACGGGGACTGCCACCGCAATCCAGACGGATCTCGGAAGCAGGACGACCTTTGGCGAGACATCGAACTCAAGGGCACGGGCTGGAAAGTAGTCCGGTTCTGGACCTATCAGCTACGCGAAAATCTCCCCGGCTGCGTGGCGAAAATCAAGACCATATGGGAGCGGGCATGAACGATTCTTTCAAGTCCAACATTGACGATCAACAGGCCGAACCGCCTGCGCCCGAAAGGCGGCAGGACGCCCCTACTGCACTGGACAAGGCCTTCCCGTCCCTCTGGTTTATGGGGATGGTAATTTTTGTGGTCATCCTGGCGATACTCGCCATGGGCTGGAAAATTTCCGGCTTGGAAGATGAGCGGGTGTCCTTGGAGCTTTCTCGGCAGGAATTGGAGCATCAGCGGGAAACGCTTGAAAAGGAAAAGGCCCTTTATCAGAAAATCAATGAAGAACTTCCTCTATTGATACAACAGAGGGAAACATTGGGCGCCGAAATTGCCACGCTGGAGGGCGAGCTGAAGGTGCAGCACATCAATTTTGAGAGTGTAACAAGAGGTTTGACAAGAGCTCAGGAGGCATTGGACGATGCCCAACGCAAAGCCACAAAAGCGGCCAAGGACAGAGAGCAGGCTCTTGCTGAGTTCCAAAACCTAAATTCCAAGGCGCATGAATCGCAGCGCCTTGTGGAGCAGTTGACCAAGGAAGAGGTTGCCCTGCGGGGTAGCGTGGAAGGATTCACAAAGGATCGAGAGGCTCTGGAAAAAGCCGTGGCACAATTGCGCAAGAACAGAGGTGAGCTAGAGGCAGAGGTCGCCAGTCTGGAAAGCCGTGTCAAACAAAAAATGGCCGATCTAGAGCGCTATGCCGAAGACGAGAAGGCTTTCGCCCGGTTATCAGATAGATTTCAGATTGTTTTGAAAAAAATGCAGGATTCCAGCATCCAGGCGGACAGATCCGTTTCTGCACTGGAGCAAGAGGCTGAAGGTTTGAAAACGGCAGCCGGAACGATCAAGGAGACTTCGCTTTCGCTCAAGGACGCCACGACATTCTTGGAGACACAGAATAGTGTTTTGAATGAAAGCGTGAAGGACATCACCGCAGCAGTCCAAAAGGCCGAGGAAGGCGCTAGTGAAATGCAGACGGCTGCTAAGGGCTTCGCCGAGGCCAACGAGCGTATGGGGGGCATGGCAAAGGAAGCCGAGACGACACTTAAAGAATTGGGTGCCCTCCAGCGCAATTTGCTATCAGTGTCACATAAGCTGGAAACGGCGGTGGAAGAACTGGATAGTGGTGTTAAAGCCGCGGAAACCCAAGTGGCCAGTCTGGAGGAAAGCGCAAGGAACACAGCTCCAGCTGTTGAGTTATTGCAGCAGACAAGCCAAGGCATGAAGGAAGAATACATTGGTATCAAGCAGTCGAGCCAGACACTTGCCGCTTTGGTTAAAGGCCAGCAGGATGCCGCTGGGCAGCTTATTGAAGCGACCAAGAGTTTGCAGGCACAGGTCTCTGCCCTGGTAACGGCGAAAGGTGGCATCGACCGGGTAGAAGAGTCCCTAGTCGGCCAATCCCGTAACTTGGAAACCATGCTTCAGGGGCTTTCCGCATTGAAGAGCAGACTTGAGGTACTTATCGCTTCGCTGGAACGAGCGCCTGCAGTGCCCCAACCTTCAAACGATCAACAAACAGGTACCGAACAGAATGGTAGCCAACTGTCCCCGAATACTGGGCAACTCCAATAATTAAAGAAACGGTGCAAGACATGACTTCTTTATCCATCATACCCTCCGGCCTCTGGATCCTATCCGCAGGACTGACCATCGTCGTCCTTATCATAATGTTTGGTTTCTACGCCCACTGGTGGCGTCGCCAACGCGCCTTTTTAAAGGATGCCGGCGATGTAGCCCAACTATCCGCCCGCAAACAGCAACTGGAGGCCGACGTCCGCGCCATCCGGGAATGGATCATTCAGCAAAAGGCTGAGCTGCAACGACTGAACTCCGAGCGAGATGAACAGGAAAGGGTTCGGGGTTTGCTTACCGACCTCGAGCAGCGGTGCCTAAAGCAGGATCAGGAAAACGAGACACTACGCAAGGAAGTGGGCGAACTGGAAAATCAAAGGTATCTTCTTTCTCAAACGAATGGGATGTTGGACCAAAAGATCACGGGGCTTGAAAAGGATGTAAAGGAGCTAGAAGTCAAAAAAGCGGAAGCCGAAGGCATTGAGCATCGTCTGGTTGAGCTCCGGCGTGAGCGCGACGAGCTCGCACAGGCGCTCCACGACAAAGCCGAAACGGAGGCTCACCTTTCGACATTGACTTTGAAAAAAACGCAACTGGAATCATGCATGGAAGAACTTCAGCGGAATATAGCCCCTTTGGAAGAAAAGGTCGCAAATCTTAAAGAAGCTGCGGAAAATACCAGTGGCGAAATATTTTCGAAAAGAAATGAGCTTGATGCGGTATTGCGAGATCTACGGGACCAGCGTGAAGCATTACAAGGAGCGACCACAGAATTGTCTGAAACCCGCGCCCGGATGGAAACCCTAAACAACGAGAGAGCATCCTTGGAAAACCGATTGCATACGCTCACGGATGAGATTGATTCGCTCAGTGCGGAAAAACACAGGTCGGCACAACAGGTTGAGCAGGTTCGTGAGCAAGTCATCTCTGCGGAGACGCTTCTTAACAATACTAATGATGAAGTGCAGGAAAAGAAGCACCTGCTGGAGCATATTCGTGAGCGCCTGGAATCCGACGAAATTAAGCTGTCCGGCCTGCAAGCTCACAAGTCATCTCTAGAAAGAGAAATCGAGAAGCTACAAGGGCAAGTAACCGGCAGGGGAGACAATGAACTACATGCTGCCTACGAAGATCTGCTGAATCGAAAGGCAGCTTGTTTCAAGACGAGCGAGTTCGCCTCTACCAAGCGCAATGACGACGAGTATCAAGCCCTGCAACACT harbors:
- a CDS encoding hypothetical protein (Evidence 5 : Unknown function) — protein: MNDSFKSNIDDQQAEPPAPERRQDAPTALDKAFPSLWFMGMVIFVVILAILAMGWKISGLEDERVSLELSRQELEHQRETLEKEKALYQKINEELPLLIQQRETLGAEIATLEGELKVQHINFESVTRGLTRAQEALDDAQRKATKAAKDREQALAEFQNLNSKAHESQRLVEQLTKEEVALRGSVEGFTKDREALEKAVAQLRKNRGELEAEVASLESRVKQKMADLERYAEDEKAFARLSDRFQIVLKKMQDSSIQADRSVSALEQEAEGLKTAAGTIKETSLSLKDATTFLETQNSVLNESVKDITAAVQKAEEGASEMQTAAKGFAEANERMGGMAKEAETTLKELGALQRNLLSVSHKLETAVEELDSGVKAAETQVASLEESARNTAPAVELLQQTSQGMKEEYIGIKQSSQTLAALVKGQQDAAGQLIEATKSLQAQVSALVTAKGGIDRVEESLVGQSRNLETMLQGLSALKSRLEVLIASLERAPAVPQPSNDQQTGTEQNGSQLSPNTGQLQ
- a CDS encoding conserved hypothetical protein (Evidence 4 : Unknown function but conserved in other organisms), producing MTSLSIIPSGLWILSAGLTIVVLIIMFGFYAHWWRRQRAFLKDAGDVAQLSARKQQLEADVRAIREWIIQQKAELQRLNSERDEQERVRGLLTDLEQRCLKQDQENETLRKEVGELENQRYLLSQTNGMLDQKITGLEKDVKELEVKKAEAEGIEHRLVELRRERDELAQALHDKAETEAHLSTLTLKKTQLESCMEELQRNIAPLEEKVANLKEAAENTSGEIFSKRNELDAVLRDLRDQREALQGATTELSETRARMETLNNERASLENRLHTLTDEIDSLSAEKHRSAQQVEQVREQVISAETLLNNTNDEVQEKKHLLEHIRERLESDEIKLSGLQAHKSSLEREIEKLQGQVTGRGDNELHAAYEDLLNRKAACFKTSEFASTKRNDDEYQALQHFKNELRESGIYFPSRVIEAFHTSLKCQSINPLTVLAGVSGTGKTLLPVKYAEHMGLHSLVIPVQPRWDSPQDLFGFYNYLEREYKATELSRALVRMDPYNYDPKEFPDLDYDWPRERVLMVLLDEMNLARTEYYFSEFLSKLELRRLVENPANPAHREKAEIELDTGPGSGRGFRIWVPENVLFVGTMNEDETTQTLSDKVLDRSNVLRFGKPDERRKDPKSRNQKKKARPFLTHDRWNDWCKTANGNEVWQSKMEDWIRRLNNGLEKVGRPFGYRVEDAIALYLSNYPDAGQDDRYKLAFADQVEQKIIPKLRGLDVGEPNTMNCLQEVASVIDSLSDGEFSSAFRSAIEESKNLGMFTWRGVTRSLKDE